The following coding sequences lie in one Gorilla gorilla gorilla isolate KB3781 chromosome 5, NHGRI_mGorGor1-v2.1_pri, whole genome shotgun sequence genomic window:
- the GNMT gene encoding glycine N-methyltransferase isoform X1 translates to MHICRVPGSEEVLLKKSCLVVIGNRFVRSVERAWGEEAEERTLRSRDKSVRCRVSSWPSQAPLTASLCLSSLAVLRVDSIMLVEEGFSVTSVDASDKMLKYALKERWNRRHEPAFDKWVIEEANWMTLDKDVPQSAEGGFDAVICLGNSFAHLPDCKGDQSEHRLALKNIASMVRAGGLLVIDHRNYDHILSTGCAPPGKNIYYKSDLTKDVTTSVLIVNNKAHMVTLDYTVQVPGAGQDGSPGLSKFRLSYYPHCLASFTELLQAAFGGKCQHSVLGDFKPYKPGQTYIPCYFIHVLKRTD, encoded by the exons ATGCATATTTGTAGAGTGCCTGGCTCTGAAgaggtgcttttaaaaaaaagttgcctTGTGGTGATAGGAAACAGATTTGTGAGGTCAGTGGAGAGGGCCTggggagaggaggcagaggaacGGACTCTGAGAAGTAGAGACAAAAGTGTCCGGTGCAGGGTCTCCTCCTGGCCCTCCCAGGCTCCCCTAactgcctctctctgcctctcctcgCTGGCCGTACTCAGGGTGGACTCCATTATGCTGGTGGAAGAGGGCTTCAGTGTGACGAGTGTGGATGCCAGTGACAAGATGCTGAAGTATGCACTTAAGGAGCGCTGGAACCGGCGGCACGAGCCCGCCTTCGACAAGTGGG TCATCGAAGAAGCCAACTGGATGACTCTGGACAAAGATGTGCCCCAGTCAGCAGAGGGTGGCTTTGATGCTGTCATCTGCCTTGGAAACAGTTTCGCTCACTTGCCAGACTGCAAAG GGGACCAGAGTGAGCACCGGCTGGCGCTGAAAAACATTGCGAGCATGGTGCGGGCAGGGGGCCTACTGGTCATTGATCATCGCAACTACGACCACATCCTCAGCACAGGCTGTGCACCCCCAGGGAAGAACATCTACTATAAG AGTGACTTGACCAAGGACGTCACAACATCAGTGCTGATAGTGAACAACAAGGCCCACATGGTGACCCTGGACTATACGGTGCAGGTGCCGGGGGCTGGCCAGGATGGCTCTCCTGGCTTGAG TAAGTTCCGGCTCTCCTACTACCCACACTGTCTGGCATCCTTCACGGAGCTGCTCCAAGCAGCCTTTGGGGGTAAGTGCCAGCACAGCGTCCTGGGCGACTTCAAGCCTTACAAGCCAGGCCAAACCTACATTCCCTGCTACTTCATCCACGTGCTCAAGAGGACAGACTGA
- the GNMT gene encoding glycine N-methyltransferase isoform X2 codes for MVDSVYRTRSLGVAAEGLPDQYADGEAARVWQLYIGDTRSRTAEYKAWLLGLLRQHGCQRVLDVACGTGVDSIMLVEEGFSVTSVDASDKMLKYALKERWNRRHEPAFDKWVIEEANWMTLDKDVPQSAEGGFDAVICLGNSFAHLPDCKGDQSEHRLALKNIASMVRAGGLLVIDHRNYDHILSTGCAPPGKNIYYKSDLTKDVTTSVLIVNNKAHMVTLDYTVQVPGAGQDGSPGLSKFRLSYYPHCLASFTELLQAAFGGKCQHSVLGDFKPYKPGQTYIPCYFIHVLKRTD; via the exons ATGGTGGACAGCGTGTACCGGACCCGCTCCCTGGGGGTGGCGGCCGAAGGGCTCCCGGACCAGTACGCGGACGGGGAGGCGGCGCGCGTGTGGCAGCTGTACATCGGGGACACCCGCAGCCGCACCGCCGAGTACAAGGCATGGCTGCTTGGGCTGCTGCGCCAGCACGGCTGCCAGCGGGTGCTCGACGTAGCCTGTGGCACCGG GGTGGACTCCATTATGCTGGTGGAAGAGGGCTTCAGTGTGACGAGTGTGGATGCCAGTGACAAGATGCTGAAGTATGCACTTAAGGAGCGCTGGAACCGGCGGCACGAGCCCGCCTTCGACAAGTGGG TCATCGAAGAAGCCAACTGGATGACTCTGGACAAAGATGTGCCCCAGTCAGCAGAGGGTGGCTTTGATGCTGTCATCTGCCTTGGAAACAGTTTCGCTCACTTGCCAGACTGCAAAG GGGACCAGAGTGAGCACCGGCTGGCGCTGAAAAACATTGCGAGCATGGTGCGGGCAGGGGGCCTACTGGTCATTGATCATCGCAACTACGACCACATCCTCAGCACAGGCTGTGCACCCCCAGGGAAGAACATCTACTATAAG AGTGACTTGACCAAGGACGTCACAACATCAGTGCTGATAGTGAACAACAAGGCCCACATGGTGACCCTGGACTATACGGTGCAGGTGCCGGGGGCTGGCCAGGATGGCTCTCCTGGCTTGAG TAAGTTCCGGCTCTCCTACTACCCACACTGTCTGGCATCCTTCACGGAGCTGCTCCAAGCAGCCTTTGGGGGTAAGTGCCAGCACAGCGTCCTGGGCGACTTCAAGCCTTACAAGCCAGGCCAAACCTACATTCCCTGCTACTTCATCCACGTGCTCAAGAGGACAGACTGA